A region of Polyangiaceae bacterium DNA encodes the following proteins:
- a CDS encoding serine/threonine protein kinase, whose amino-acid sequence MGTRREIDSGDDPFVAGQTVEGRYRIIRRLSAGGVGVVYEAEHSFTGLKVALKALHNRAGDHPERMQAEARTLAEMRHPNIVQITDGGVADGVVWFTMELLQGSSLRELLNKGVVIDVERALRFGIQVAEGVASAHEQEVIHRDLKPENVFVLKDDTIKVLDFGTSKITNKLRRSGALKTTDRFRLIGTQAYMPPERLKAERTDARADIYALGHILYEMIAGRHCWSEGPGPLDLPDAIELGMRQIYAPPTPLSEHVPGLPANIDRLVIRALAKDPRHRQQTMRELAAELQSALARCRAAGKIERPKRAPALEPESSATTTEETAVPFSAPAQPRPAPARKPAGIDAALMCGAVRFAGASPEATDVEQGLRAVAAAPGDPTICRDLSLASAECDDRSRAPLRAAVARIGTEQAESRVRLIERLRSLLAQRARAKSAPSHTDVALGAALLLDPRNRSDAAETALFKLGAADADVQSFALSILVAFGRTPVAMHPAPRGALLALLLGAPEDSELARSELAAFVLSAASLQDSEPPPAPPVPAPPLAIPASPRMAQTPTPSGITTPRPSPPVAAAPPAPPVRMGLVIAIAAVSASLVLAIGVALRARTPAQASTATAPATAAPSPPQPAAPSASAAPEEPAPPAPVASPSVPPAVPAVPASPPPRTEPTTSGPSPAAPKPARRSDPGAQKLPGSGL is encoded by the coding sequence ATGGGGACCCGGAGGGAAATCGACAGCGGCGACGACCCGTTCGTGGCGGGCCAGACCGTCGAGGGGCGATACCGCATCATCCGGCGGCTCAGCGCGGGCGGGGTCGGCGTCGTCTACGAGGCGGAGCACAGCTTCACGGGCCTCAAGGTCGCGCTCAAGGCGCTGCACAATCGCGCCGGCGACCACCCCGAGCGCATGCAAGCCGAGGCGCGAACGCTCGCGGAGATGCGCCATCCCAACATCGTGCAGATCACCGACGGCGGCGTCGCCGACGGCGTGGTCTGGTTCACGATGGAGCTCCTCCAGGGTTCGTCTCTGCGAGAGCTCCTGAACAAGGGAGTGGTCATCGACGTCGAACGCGCCCTGCGCTTCGGCATTCAGGTCGCCGAAGGCGTCGCGTCCGCGCACGAACAAGAGGTCATCCACCGCGACCTCAAGCCCGAGAACGTGTTCGTGCTGAAAGACGACACCATCAAGGTGCTCGACTTCGGTACGAGCAAGATCACGAACAAGCTGCGCCGCTCGGGCGCGCTCAAAACCACGGACCGCTTCCGCCTGATCGGGACTCAGGCCTACATGCCGCCCGAGCGGCTGAAGGCCGAGCGCACCGACGCCCGCGCCGACATCTATGCCCTCGGGCACATCCTCTACGAGATGATCGCGGGACGGCATTGCTGGAGCGAAGGGCCCGGTCCGCTCGACCTGCCCGACGCGATCGAGCTCGGGATGCGCCAAATCTACGCGCCGCCAACACCGCTCTCGGAGCACGTGCCAGGTCTGCCAGCCAACATCGACCGCCTGGTGATACGCGCCCTGGCCAAGGACCCGCGGCACCGGCAACAAACGATGCGTGAGCTCGCCGCGGAGCTCCAGTCCGCGCTCGCTCGATGTCGCGCGGCAGGGAAGATCGAGCGGCCCAAGCGTGCACCCGCGCTCGAGCCGGAATCGTCCGCGACCACCACCGAAGAGACCGCCGTCCCGTTCAGCGCTCCAGCCCAACCCAGGCCTGCGCCCGCGCGCAAACCCGCGGGCATCGATGCGGCCTTGATGTGCGGAGCAGTCCGCTTCGCCGGCGCGTCTCCGGAGGCCACCGACGTGGAGCAGGGACTTCGCGCCGTCGCAGCCGCGCCAGGTGATCCGACGATTTGTCGCGACCTTTCGCTAGCCTCGGCCGAGTGCGACGATCGCTCCCGAGCGCCGCTCCGCGCCGCAGTCGCTCGCATCGGCACCGAGCAAGCCGAGTCCCGCGTCCGCCTCATCGAGCGCCTGCGGTCATTGCTCGCGCAGCGAGCACGCGCCAAATCCGCCCCTTCGCACACCGACGTCGCGCTCGGCGCAGCGCTCCTGCTCGACCCGCGCAATCGTTCGGATGCGGCGGAGACCGCGCTGTTCAAGCTCGGCGCGGCCGATGCCGACGTGCAGAGCTTCGCCCTGTCGATCTTGGTGGCGTTCGGGCGCACGCCCGTCGCCATGCACCCCGCACCGCGCGGAGCGCTCCTCGCTCTTTTGCTCGGTGCACCCGAAGACTCGGAGCTCGCGCGTTCGGAGCTCGCAGCATTCGTGCTGAGCGCTGCGTCACTCCAGGACTCGGAGCCGCCACCCGCTCCTCCAGTGCCCGCACCGCCGCTGGCAATCCCTGCATCGCCGCGGATGGCGCAAACGCCGACGCCATCTGGGATCACCACGCCGCGACCGTCGCCGCCCGTCGCCGCCGCGCCTCCCGCGCCGCCGGTGCGAATGGGTTTGGTGATCGCGATCGCCGCTGTCTCCGCCAGCCTGGTCTTGGCCATCGGCGTTGCTCTACGAGCGCGGACGCCAGCGCAAGCATCGACAGCGACCGCACCGGCCACCGCGGCCCCCTCCCCTCCGCAACCCGCGGCGCCGTCCGCCAGCGCCGCACCCGAGGAACCGGCTCCGCCCGCTCCGGTCGCCTCCCCATCCGTGCCGCCCGCGGTCCCGGCGGTCCCCGCGTCCCCGCCGCCCCGCACCGAGCCCACGACATCCGGCCCGTCGCCCGCAGCACCGAAGCCCGCCCGACGCAGCGACCCCGGCGCCCAAAAACTCCCTGGATCGGGACTCTGA
- a CDS encoding serine/threonine protein kinase, protein MAQAHGPSTADPFRGTQYRALRQLGAGGMGEVYEVEHEIVGRLMVAKVLRAELAHDTAIADRMRVEAQALAALSHPNIVSVTDFARTADGRPFYVMEQLDGRTLGEEFRSRGAFPVNEAIDVVRQILAGLAAAHELGLVHRDIKLDNVFLHQTASGQRVAKLLDFGIAKVLSGRNARAPAPPSLPTADGAIVGTPRYVSPEQVMGKGIDHRADIYAAGLVLFTLVCGRGPFDDVRKQEDFFIAHLGDDPPAPSDVSRQSLPHDLDAAILQAIRKNPADRFQTAAEFSAALERIAGRLTAPIGWLETTPSNPPKQTSVDPDHTSPDANLEQRLHAESTTAPTRRVPTRTEVIEHKESAPHDGAGLPTRTAQAPAQAPPAPATPIAARRDNPTVAYVGAALVAVAVSALGMWVVDVRSFAALAAVLAASIAGAALTARILPSLTR, encoded by the coding sequence ATGGCGCAAGCTCACGGTCCGAGTACCGCGGACCCTTTTCGAGGGACCCAGTATCGCGCGCTGCGCCAGCTCGGGGCCGGCGGGATGGGGGAGGTCTACGAGGTCGAGCACGAGATCGTCGGCCGGCTCATGGTCGCGAAGGTGCTGCGCGCCGAGCTCGCCCACGACACGGCCATCGCCGATCGAATGCGCGTCGAAGCGCAGGCGCTCGCGGCGCTCTCCCACCCGAACATCGTGAGCGTCACCGACTTCGCGCGGACGGCGGACGGCCGCCCGTTCTACGTGATGGAACAGCTCGACGGACGGACGCTCGGGGAGGAGTTCCGGAGCCGCGGCGCCTTCCCGGTGAACGAGGCCATCGACGTAGTCCGGCAGATCCTGGCCGGGCTCGCCGCCGCCCACGAGCTCGGCCTGGTCCACCGGGACATCAAGCTCGACAACGTCTTCCTGCACCAGACCGCGTCCGGCCAGCGAGTGGCGAAGCTCCTCGACTTCGGCATCGCGAAAGTCCTGTCCGGCCGCAACGCCCGCGCTCCCGCGCCGCCGTCGCTACCGACGGCCGACGGCGCCATCGTGGGCACGCCGCGCTACGTGAGCCCCGAGCAGGTGATGGGCAAGGGCATCGATCACCGGGCCGACATCTATGCCGCCGGCCTCGTGCTCTTCACGCTCGTGTGCGGGCGGGGCCCGTTCGACGACGTGCGAAAGCAAGAGGACTTCTTCATCGCGCATCTGGGCGACGATCCGCCAGCGCCCTCCGACGTGTCGCGCCAGTCGCTCCCTCACGATCTGGACGCGGCCATTCTCCAGGCGATCCGCAAGAACCCAGCCGACCGCTTCCAGACTGCCGCCGAGTTCTCCGCCGCGCTCGAGAGGATCGCCGGCCGGCTCACTGCGCCCATCGGTTGGCTCGAGACCACTCCCAGCAACCCACCCAAACAGACCTCAGTCGATCCCGACCACACTTCGCCAGACGCGAACCTCGAACAGCGCCTCCACGCCGAGAGCACGACGGCTCCAACGCGTCGCGTGCCCACACGCACCGAGGTCATCGAGCACAAGGAGTCCGCCCCGCACGACGGTGCCGGCCTGCCCACTCGTACCGCACAGGCCCCCGCGCAGGCACCGCCCGCACCCGCCACGCCGATCGCGGCCAGGCGCGACAACCCCACCGTCGCTTACGTCGGCGCGGCGCTGGTCGCCGTCGCGGTTTCGGCGCTCGGCATGTGGGTCGTAGACGTCCGCTCGTTCGCCGCGCTCGCGGCAGTGCTCGCCGCGAGCATCGCGGGCGCTGCGCTCACCGCAAGAATACTCCCCTCGCTGACGCGGTGA
- a CDS encoding helix-turn-helix transcriptional regulator — translation MPAPAKRSRGRPRKRETKLSRWIDAAGTTREAFATKLGVNRNYLDMLCRGARKPSLDLAVEIERITRGAIPAGEWVKRQSEGD, via the coding sequence GTGCCTGCACCCGCAAAGCGCTCCCGCGGCAGGCCGCGGAAACGTGAGACGAAGCTCTCACGCTGGATCGACGCGGCCGGCACGACACGCGAAGCCTTCGCCACGAAGCTCGGCGTCAACCGCAACTACCTCGACATGCTGTGCCGCGGCGCTCGCAAACCCAGCCTAGATCTCGCGGTAGAGATCGAGCGCATCACGCGCGGCGCCATTCCCGCAGGCGAATGGGTGAAGCGCCAGTCCGAAGGGGATTGA
- a CDS encoding helix-turn-helix domain-containing protein has protein sequence MDVGPAFDALPPVLTVEEVADLMRVDRKTAYAAIADGGVPGVRRLGRCIRVSRDVFLRWLAEGEGR, from the coding sequence ATGGATGTCGGTCCCGCTTTTGATGCTCTGCCCCCCGTTCTCACCGTCGAAGAAGTCGCCGACCTCATGCGGGTCGACCGGAAGACGGCGTACGCCGCGATCGCCGATGGCGGAGTCCCCGGTGTCCGGCGGCTCGGCCGCTGCATTCGGGTTTCCCGCGACGTCTTCCTGCGCTGGCTCGCCGAGGGTGAGGGCCGATGA
- a CDS encoding site-specific integrase, whose translation MSIRRRKWVDRQGVAHEAWSIDVQAVGKDGRLRRVQRVAPVQNRRAAERLEHDVRNELLEADDRVASESVESPTLREFAERFLGTYAVTNNKPSEVESKRMILRVHLVPELGELRLDRIGPPEIEVYKAKKVNAKLSRKTINNHLTVLRKLLATAVEWRELAVLPAIKWMKPPPPDFDFLTFEDADRLIAAADPGWRTMILVACRTGLRLGELLALRWVDVDVDSGRLVVRRAVSRGVVGTPKNGRTREVGLSKQAAGALREHPRRGPLVFSATGGSMLTKGATKWPLWSAAKAAGIRRIGWHVLRHTFASHLVMRGAPIKTVQELMGHSTIEMTMRYAHLSPDARREAVELLDVREAVRLCWITATGRVVRWAERRPDAAQAA comes from the coding sequence ATGAGCATTCGGCGCCGGAAGTGGGTCGACCGGCAGGGCGTCGCGCACGAGGCATGGTCGATCGACGTGCAGGCGGTCGGAAAGGACGGCAGGCTCCGCCGCGTCCAGCGCGTGGCTCCGGTGCAGAATCGCCGGGCGGCGGAGCGGCTCGAGCACGACGTGCGGAACGAGCTCCTGGAGGCGGACGACCGCGTAGCCAGCGAGTCGGTGGAGTCGCCGACTCTCAGGGAGTTCGCCGAGCGGTTCTTGGGGACGTATGCGGTCACCAACAACAAGCCCAGCGAGGTCGAGTCGAAGAGGATGATCCTGCGTGTCCACCTGGTTCCCGAGCTCGGGGAGCTGCGGCTCGACCGCATCGGACCGCCGGAGATCGAGGTGTACAAGGCCAAGAAGGTGAACGCGAAGCTCTCGCGCAAGACGATCAACAACCACCTGACCGTGCTGCGGAAGCTGCTCGCGACCGCCGTGGAGTGGCGCGAGCTGGCCGTCTTGCCCGCGATCAAATGGATGAAGCCACCGCCGCCGGATTTCGACTTCCTGACCTTCGAGGACGCCGACCGGCTGATTGCCGCGGCGGACCCGGGCTGGCGGACCATGATCCTGGTCGCGTGCCGGACGGGGCTTCGTCTCGGCGAGCTTCTGGCGTTGCGCTGGGTGGACGTCGATGTGGACAGCGGGCGGCTGGTTGTCCGGCGAGCGGTCTCACGGGGCGTCGTCGGCACGCCGAAGAACGGTCGGACTCGTGAGGTGGGGCTGAGCAAGCAGGCGGCAGGCGCACTGCGCGAGCATCCACGCCGAGGTCCGCTGGTGTTCTCGGCGACCGGCGGGTCGATGCTGACGAAGGGCGCAACGAAGTGGCCGCTCTGGAGCGCCGCGAAGGCGGCGGGGATTCGGCGGATCGGATGGCATGTGCTGAGGCACACGTTCGCGAGCCACCTGGTGATGCGCGGTGCGCCGATCAAGACCGTGCAGGAGCTGATGGGTCACAGCACGATCGAGATGACGATGCGCTACGCGCACCTGAGCCCGGATGCGCGGAGGGAGGCGGTCGAGTTGTTGGACGTCCGGGAAGCGGTCCGGCTGTGCTGGATCACCGCCACGGGAAGGGTGGTTCGGTGGGCCGAGAGGCGGCCCGATGCGGCGCAGGCCGCCTAG
- a CDS encoding virulence RhuM family protein, with amino-acid sequence MTRKKSPPSASIVRSSAAEYLTFVAASGGGGVEAAYADENVWLSQKMMAQLYDVEIPTINYHLKKVFEDSELEEDSVIRTFRITAADGKTYDTKHYNLSAIIAVGYKVNSERAVQFRKWATRVVEEFTIKGFAMDDERLERGGSILSERYFEEQLQRVREIRLSERKFYQKITDIYATAVDYDVTAQATKRFFATVQNKLHWAIHGQTAAEVIYDRADAAKEHMGLNSWADAPLGKIQKFDVVVAKNYLTEHELLQLSRLVNAYLDVAEDMALRRIPMTMQDWETRLNRFLAVTDREVLSDAGKVTAEIARAHAESEFEKYRIVQDRLFESDFDRVVAETRQLEEKKKPEKPRTSRERKKS; translated from the coding sequence GTGACGCGCAAGAAGTCCCCGCCCTCCGCCTCCATCGTTCGTTCCTCGGCGGCTGAGTACCTGACCTTCGTGGCGGCCAGCGGCGGGGGCGGTGTCGAAGCGGCGTACGCCGACGAGAACGTGTGGCTCAGCCAGAAGATGATGGCGCAGCTCTACGACGTGGAGATCCCGACCATCAACTACCACCTGAAAAAGGTGTTCGAGGACAGCGAGTTGGAAGAGGACTCAGTTATTCGAACTTTTCGAATAACTGCCGCCGACGGCAAGACTTACGACACCAAGCACTACAACCTCTCGGCCATCATCGCCGTCGGGTACAAGGTCAACTCCGAGCGCGCTGTGCAGTTCCGCAAGTGGGCGACGCGCGTCGTCGAGGAGTTCACCATCAAGGGCTTCGCGATGGACGACGAGCGCCTCGAGCGCGGCGGCTCCATCCTGAGCGAGCGGTACTTTGAAGAACAGCTCCAACGGGTCCGTGAGATTCGGCTGTCGGAGCGCAAGTTCTACCAGAAGATCACCGACATCTACGCCACGGCCGTCGACTACGACGTGACGGCGCAGGCTACCAAGCGCTTCTTCGCCACGGTGCAGAACAAGCTGCACTGGGCCATCCACGGGCAGACCGCCGCAGAGGTCATCTACGATCGCGCCGATGCGGCCAAGGAGCACATGGGCCTCAACTCTTGGGCCGACGCGCCCTTGGGGAAGATCCAGAAGTTCGATGTGGTCGTGGCCAAGAACTACCTGACCGAGCACGAGCTCTTGCAGCTCTCGCGATTGGTGAACGCCTACCTGGACGTCGCCGAGGATATGGCGCTCCGCAGAATTCCCATGACCATGCAAGACTGGGAGACGCGGCTGAACCGCTTCCTCGCCGTGACCGATCGCGAGGTGCTCTCGGACGCTGGCAAGGTGACCGCAGAGATCGCCAGAGCCCACGCGGAGAGCGAGTTCGAGAAGTACCGCATCGTGCAGGACCGACTGTTCGAGAGCGACTTCGACCGCGTCGTCGCCGAAACCAGGCAACTCGAAGAGAAGAAGAAGCCCGAAAAACCTCGCACTAGCAGGGAACGCAAGAAGTCATGA
- a CDS encoding TerB family tellurite resistance protein, translating into MSLPTVDLSQFGADRVRAAVQAAVEHASAGALPSKALLHHGAEATLRSEDPEASTYFVSILELAYLVASADGLADEERHTLADLLERLTGKAVEHEALDLHFRDLAEAVEMLGRRERLRRAAEDFGDSTRQHEALGFAAVVALADGRLAEPENAALSELGGHFGFSPDETANVVGAIVERVRAELGAKS; encoded by the coding sequence ATGAGCCTTCCGACAGTGGACTTGAGTCAGTTCGGCGCCGACCGCGTGCGTGCTGCGGTTCAAGCGGCGGTCGAGCACGCCTCCGCGGGAGCCTTGCCCAGCAAGGCCTTGCTCCACCACGGCGCCGAGGCGACGCTGCGGAGCGAGGACCCGGAAGCGAGCACGTACTTCGTCTCCATCCTGGAGCTGGCGTACCTGGTGGCGTCGGCGGACGGGCTCGCGGACGAGGAGCGCCACACGCTCGCCGACTTGCTGGAGCGCCTCACCGGCAAGGCCGTCGAGCACGAAGCGCTCGACCTGCACTTCCGGGATCTGGCCGAGGCCGTCGAGATGCTGGGCCGTCGCGAGCGACTGCGACGCGCCGCGGAGGACTTCGGCGACTCGACTCGCCAGCACGAGGCGCTGGGCTTCGCGGCCGTGGTGGCGCTGGCGGACGGCAGGCTGGCCGAGCCGGAGAACGCCGCCCTGTCGGAGCTCGGCGGGCACTTCGGGTTCTCACCCGACGAGACCGCGAACGTGGTGGGAGCCATCGTGGAGCGCGTGCGCGCCGAGCTCGGAGCCAAGTCATGA
- a CDS encoding GTPase domain-containing protein: protein MSFINHMTKEINCKVVYYGPGLCGKTANLQYIFEKTNPASKGKMISLATETERTLFFDFMPIDLGTVRGFKIRFHLYTVPGQVFYDASRKLILKGADGVIFVADSQAERLEANQESLDNLHHNLAEYGLRTDTVPYIVQYNKRDLPNAVELEELRRLLNPTSVPDFEACARTGMGVFETLKGVSRGILGKLAGQTGAS from the coding sequence ATGAGCTTCATCAACCACATGACCAAGGAGATCAACTGCAAGGTCGTGTATTACGGCCCGGGTCTCTGCGGGAAGACGGCGAACCTCCAGTACATCTTCGAGAAGACGAATCCTGCCAGCAAGGGCAAGATGATCTCGCTCGCCACCGAGACCGAGCGCACGCTCTTCTTCGACTTCATGCCCATCGATCTGGGCACGGTGCGCGGCTTCAAGATTCGGTTCCACCTCTACACGGTGCCGGGCCAGGTGTTCTACGACGCCAGCCGGAAGCTCATCCTGAAGGGCGCGGACGGCGTGATCTTCGTGGCCGATTCCCAGGCCGAGCGGCTCGAGGCGAACCAGGAGAGCCTGGACAACCTGCACCACAACCTGGCCGAGTACGGCCTGCGCACGGACACGGTTCCCTACATCGTGCAGTACAACAAGCGCGACCTGCCCAACGCGGTCGAGCTCGAGGAGCTGCGGCGCCTCTTGAACCCGACCAGCGTCCCGGACTTCGAGGCCTGCGCCCGAACGGGCATGGGAGTTTTCGAGACGCTCAAGGGCGTGTCGCGCGGCATCTTGGGCAAGCTGGCCGGGCAGACCGGCGCCAGCTGA
- a CDS encoding VCBS repeat-containing protein codes for MRRKVLPGLVLAAVASAIAFACGGDSDGGAVAGDCGGGCPTGQTCLNGKCTTLGDSGQGGSGGGGAAGGTGGLLTDGNACPAAKQCGAVCCGTGQFCALGTDCAVEQDPCSGNDDCWFDSYCLNGQCIPYGVPKEKTKDETCKVAISIDKIVPSVQCRWTAPPAGDAFPNHFHVMATPVVVDFDLDSDPKTLSPSIVFPTFPTSGSYGQPGILRVVSGSDCSQQHSMNSPGDEVMAPSSVAVADLDGDARAEIIAPAHGGGMLAFKFDTATKTFKRLWRSGTCTGGKGPPTAPDVTGPAKWSGPSIHDLNDDGKPEIVYGATVYDNEGCIVTSALGFPAYSQGYVPVIADVDEDGKMELVQGNAIHEWDATANAWKAETYFNATGKTAGQVAVADLGNFPLAAFGNQDRAEIVVVAAGSVRVQTLEGTVIFGPVAIPGGGTGGPPTIADFDGDGRREFASAGGAQYVVFDFDCLAGGSAAGCGGQAKTSGVLWQQPSQDQSSNVTGSSVFDFDANGSAEAVYADECFVRVYEGATGKVLYSAARSSGTTYENPVIADVDGDYRTEIVSAVNDYAGSLGCPATDPLFPSAQFSVNHGIVILRDEQDRWAASRPVWNQHAYAVTHVGDHGETPKTSSVAINWKDAKLNNFRQNVQGGLDALGEPDLTAGGDVGAVKCNGTLATIEAKVCNRGTLPMVSGTEVAFFEGSETGKELCTAPIPIALGVGECLVVSCQAELGGKTIDVFVKVDPKSQSKECWEQNNAALYKGVACGQVPR; via the coding sequence ATGCGGCGCAAGGTTCTCCCCGGGCTGGTCTTGGCGGCGGTGGCGAGCGCCATCGCGTTCGCGTGCGGTGGTGACAGCGACGGCGGAGCGGTCGCCGGCGACTGCGGCGGAGGTTGTCCCACCGGACAGACCTGCCTCAACGGCAAGTGCACCACCCTCGGCGACTCGGGCCAGGGCGGCAGCGGCGGCGGGGGCGCCGCCGGCGGCACGGGCGGCCTGCTCACCGACGGCAACGCCTGCCCGGCGGCCAAGCAGTGCGGCGCAGTGTGCTGCGGCACCGGCCAGTTCTGCGCGCTCGGCACCGACTGCGCCGTCGAACAGGACCCGTGCAGCGGCAACGACGACTGCTGGTTCGACAGCTACTGCCTGAACGGGCAGTGCATCCCCTACGGCGTCCCCAAGGAGAAGACCAAGGACGAGACGTGCAAGGTCGCCATCAGCATCGACAAGATCGTGCCCTCGGTGCAGTGCCGCTGGACCGCGCCTCCCGCCGGCGATGCCTTCCCCAACCACTTCCACGTCATGGCCACGCCGGTGGTGGTCGACTTCGATCTCGACAGCGATCCGAAGACGCTCTCCCCGTCCATCGTCTTCCCGACCTTCCCCACCTCCGGCAGCTACGGGCAGCCCGGCATCCTGCGCGTGGTCAGCGGCTCGGACTGCTCGCAGCAGCACAGCATGAACAGCCCCGGCGACGAGGTGATGGCGCCCTCGTCCGTCGCGGTCGCCGACCTCGACGGCGACGCCCGCGCCGAGATCATCGCCCCCGCCCACGGCGGCGGCATGCTCGCGTTCAAGTTCGACACCGCGACCAAGACGTTCAAGCGCCTGTGGCGCTCCGGCACCTGCACCGGCGGCAAGGGCCCGCCCACCGCGCCCGACGTGACGGGCCCCGCGAAGTGGAGCGGCCCCAGCATCCACGACCTGAACGACGACGGTAAACCCGAGATCGTCTACGGCGCCACGGTCTACGACAACGAAGGCTGCATCGTGACCAGCGCCCTCGGCTTCCCCGCCTACAGCCAGGGCTACGTGCCCGTCATCGCCGACGTGGACGAAGACGGGAAGATGGAGCTCGTTCAGGGCAACGCCATCCACGAGTGGGACGCCACCGCCAATGCCTGGAAGGCCGAGACCTACTTCAACGCCACCGGCAAGACCGCGGGCCAGGTCGCGGTGGCCGATCTCGGCAACTTCCCCCTCGCCGCGTTCGGCAACCAAGACCGCGCCGAGATCGTCGTGGTCGCCGCGGGCAGCGTGCGCGTCCAAACCCTCGAGGGCACCGTCATCTTCGGCCCCGTCGCCATCCCCGGCGGCGGCACCGGCGGCCCCCCCACCATCGCCGACTTCGACGGCGACGGCCGGCGCGAGTTCGCCAGCGCGGGCGGCGCGCAGTACGTGGTCTTCGACTTCGACTGCCTCGCCGGCGGCAGCGCGGCGGGCTGCGGGGGCCAGGCCAAGACCAGCGGCGTGCTCTGGCAGCAGCCCTCGCAGGACCAGAGCTCCAACGTCACCGGCTCCAGCGTCTTCGACTTCGACGCCAACGGCTCCGCGGAGGCGGTCTACGCGGACGAGTGCTTCGTGCGCGTGTACGAAGGCGCCACCGGCAAGGTCCTCTACAGCGCCGCCCGCTCCAGCGGCACCACCTACGAGAACCCCGTCATCGCCGACGTGGACGGCGACTACCGCACGGAGATCGTCTCCGCCGTGAACGACTACGCCGGAAGCCTCGGCTGCCCCGCCACCGATCCGCTCTTCCCCTCCGCGCAGTTCTCGGTGAACCACGGCATCGTCATCCTGCGCGACGAGCAGGATCGCTGGGCCGCCTCCCGCCCAGTCTGGAACCAGCACGCCTACGCGGTCACCCACGTCGGTGACCACGGCGAGACTCCCAAGACCAGCTCCGTGGCCATCAACTGGAAGGACGCCAAGCTGAACAACTTCCGCCAGAACGTGCAGGGCGGCCTCGACGCGCTGGGCGAGCCGGATCTCACCGCCGGCGGCGATGTCGGCGCGGTCAAGTGCAACGGCACCCTCGCCACCATCGAGGCCAAGGTCTGCAACCGCGGCACGCTGCCCATGGTCAGCGGCACCGAGGTCGCGTTCTTCGAAGGCTCGGAGACCGGCAAGGAGCTCTGCACTGCGCCCATCCCCATCGCGCTCGGCGTGGGCGAGTGTCTGGTCGTTTCGTGCCAGGCCGAGCTCGGCGGCAAGACCATCGACGTGTTCGTCAAGGTCGACCCGAAGTCCCAGAGCAAGGAGTGCTGGGAGCAGAACAACGCCGCCCTGTACAAGGGCGTCGCCTGCGGCCAAGTCCCGCGCTGA
- a CDS encoding FecR domain-containing protein has product MTDRPSTPDLLRSWARAPIPVEESQDGEERRARVVSQLARTIRESKLERERKQRSGRIAAVVAMAAVVALLVGGLWRGVGARSATPSASLRPSTPGVLVSRGAESHVPAVNADRALGAGDVVSTVADARATLRLGSGAEASVAPSTRVTLSSVAAGSEQLELGIGEVALRVPPLGERGSFRVLTPDARVTVHGTAFVVRVTKRHDGAGTFTEVSVSEGRVSVEQGGSEVFLAPGQSWSSQPKEEKAAAPEPTPAPAPASAPTAPDKHAAAKPSVKHAANDASALAEQNRLFAAAAAARRSGDDRTALAHLNQLLAQYPQSPLAPEARVERFRTLKRLGQHAEAAREARRYLLDNQSGAARDEARGVAIEPSGK; this is encoded by the coding sequence GTGACCGATCGTCCCTCCACGCCGGACCTGCTCCGCAGCTGGGCTCGCGCGCCGATCCCGGTGGAAGAGAGCCAGGACGGCGAAGAGCGGCGGGCGCGTGTGGTGAGCCAGCTCGCGCGCACCATCCGCGAGTCGAAGCTCGAGCGCGAGCGCAAGCAGCGGAGCGGCCGCATCGCGGCGGTCGTGGCCATGGCAGCGGTCGTCGCGCTCCTGGTCGGTGGTCTCTGGCGCGGCGTTGGCGCGCGGAGCGCCACCCCGAGCGCCAGCCTGCGACCGAGCACGCCGGGCGTGCTGGTCAGTCGCGGCGCGGAGTCCCACGTTCCGGCGGTGAACGCCGATCGGGCGCTGGGCGCCGGCGACGTCGTCAGCACCGTGGCCGACGCCCGCGCGACGCTCCGCCTGGGCAGCGGCGCTGAGGCGAGCGTCGCGCCGAGCACGCGCGTCACCCTGTCGAGCGTAGCGGCGGGCAGCGAGCAGCTCGAGCTCGGCATCGGCGAGGTCGCGCTGCGCGTCCCGCCGCTGGGCGAGCGCGGCAGCTTCCGTGTACTGACGCCCGACGCGCGGGTGACCGTGCACGGCACGGCCTTCGTCGTGCGCGTCACGAAGCGCCACGACGGCGCCGGCACCTTCACCGAGGTGAGCGTGAGCGAAGGCCGGGTCTCCGTGGAGCAGGGCGGCTCCGAGGTCTTCCTGGCTCCGGGCCAGAGTTGGAGCTCGCAGCCGAAGGAGGAGAAGGCCGCCGCCCCCGAGCCCACACCTGCGCCTGCACCTGCCTCCGCTCCGACTGCACCGGACAAGCACGCAGCAGCCAAGCCGTCGGTCAAGCACGCCGCGAACGACGCCTCGGCGCTCGCGGAGCAGAACCGCCTGTTTGCCGCCGCCGCCGCCGCGCGCCGCAGCGGCGACGACCGCACGGCGCTCGCTCACCTGAACCAGCTGCTCGCGCAGTACCCCCAGAGCCCGCTCGCGCCCGAGGCCCGCGTCGAGCGCTTCCGCACGCTCAAGCGCCTGGGCCAGCACGCCGAAGCCGCGCGCGAGGCTCGCCGCTACTTGCTGGACAACCAGAGCGGCGCGGCCCGTGACGAAGCCCGCGGTGTGGCGATCGAGCCCTCCGGCAAGTGA